Sequence from the Erythrolamprus reginae isolate rEryReg1 chromosome Z, rEryReg1.hap1, whole genome shotgun sequence genome:
tctggtgccctggactgctgtagactgctatcatgtcccccctggcccttcttttctctatgctatccatgcccagttccatcaaTCTCTTTTCATAAGCCTTGGCTTTTAGTCCCCTAATTGTAGATTCAAAATTGTAAACTAGTCCCCTAAATGTAATTCTAAAATTCCAGTCCTCCACATTactgctggggaaaaaaagaagaagacatcAAAGAAGAAATAAGTATTGTTACATTAAAAACTCTCTAATaaactgaaagacaaaaaaaagtattttaaaaaattgaaggaTAGATACTTAAATAATGCAGAATgccattatatattatatttttcagagtataagatgcacctttttactccctaaaagaggctgaaaattcaggtgtgttttatacttcaaatgtagccattttttcagccttaactaatgctaaggatcttcccagctcttaccttgcaggctctttcattgtttctctcagcaaagaatattttccaagccctaagattttgcagggttttttcccattggtctgcttgctctgaataagtttatttctagccctaaccaggtgctaacaatgttcccagctcttagcggcTTGcaatctttcattgttattctctgcaaagaatgcttttCAAGCCCTACGTctgtgcaggtttttttcattgctttatttactcagaatatttctttccagccctaaccaggtgctaataatgttgccagctcttagtggcttgcaagctttcattgttactctctacaaagaatgctttccaagctcTACATCTGTgcagggtttggggtttttttcattactttacttactcagaatgtttctttccagccctaaccagatgctaatgatgttcccagctcttagttgcttgcaagttctttcattgttactctctgcaaagaatgctttccaagccctaggtctgtgcaggtttttttccccattgcttcaATTACTCAGAATGTTTGTTTCCAACCCTAATCAGATGTTAATGATGTTCCCGGCTCTTAgcagcttacaagctctttcattgttattctctccaaataaagttttttttaaaaagccctaaccagggtataaaatattgtgctggatctgaccagactaaggatgctagccagatgaatatccagTAGGcatatttccccccctttttcctcccccaaatctaaggtgtgtcttatactcaggtgtgtcttatactctgaaaaaatatggtagcCTGAATATGCAAAAATGAGGTTAGGAAAGTTAAGGCTCAGAATGATCTAAAGCTGTCAACAAATGTCAATACtaataaaaaaagtttatttccaGATGTTGAAATATAAGAAAAAAGCTAAGGAAACAATTGCTTCACATACAttctcttcttttcatatatcctctcctctaagttcacttttacccttatatatattaccacatatctatttttcttcctatgtaccgtatatactcgagtataagtcgaccccATTATAAgccgttttcccagtttttgccacaaaaactgagaAAACctattgactcgaatataagtccagggtggaaaatacagtggctactggtaacttataaaaatggaatattcttctattgtagcttcttaaaattgtttttgtaggagaataaaaaaacatatgaagaacggttgcaagaactgggtatatctaatttagTGAAAAAAgggaccatgggagacatgatagcattcttccaatatctcagagtttgcctCAAAGAAGAAAGTGTCaacctattgtccaaagcacctgagggcagaacaagaagcaatggctggaaactaaacaaggggagaagcaacttagaactaaggagaaaattcctgacagttggaacaatgaatctgtggaaaagcctgccaccaaaagttgtgaatgctccaacactggaagtttttaagaagatgttggatacccatttgtctgaagtagtatagggtttcctgcctaggcaaggggttagaccagaagacctccaaggtcccttccaaccctgttgttattattatattatataacttttttccttccaaaatgttttttatttattgcatctttcttcccccccccccttccaaaatctttcttttttttaaattccaaaaacctcttaaaatatctttaggaatgttatcttaatcttaaaacatgttatcttaatcttcattacaatatcattataattttcttaataattgggatttcatatattctttcaaaacaattgcttaaatgaaacttccatgtgataaatattcagattttccatttaaaacgcatttcataagttaaaattattattactatctcaatagatcagtaaataacaattgggggttactcaatcattaattgcaaaatcttctacatgatatttatcttgcataaggagaaaccatactcttaaaaaaaggtaaatctattcatattaattatgtagaacaaatgattaatgacaaaattcatactattatattatcctaacctttgtattgttttaaacaagtcagcattaataatcctcttgggtaggataagtatagttggaagaaaaagtttaattacacagagttatccccacttgaagcaacattttcttacaaaataacctatcctgttaatcaaatttaaatgggtaacttacattttacttgtacattttatttacttgtaaaatatcgttgttggcttgatcagaagagaaagccatggttccttccttctgaaagtctcttcaaccctcccgccccttcccccagtgcttcctgtagaggagaagctgtgattggtacagcttgctgccaatcagatagttctctcagtgcctcctttctgtgtagagaaggagctgtgattggttcagcctgctgccaatcaggcagctgaggggtagcaagagcagaaagaaaaaaaaccctcctgttgCCAGCTATgaggtttctttctttcctgcctttcacatcggaactgtggagctttgggacatttttcaggtcagtgaaagtcagtgactctagtataagacgaggttggatttttcagcacatatacggtatttgtgtattggacaaatgaataaataaaataaataaataaataaataaataatgggagaAGATGGCAAGGAAGTGGTGGACAGTAGGGAGAAAGTGAAACTCCATTCTTTGCAactacagtactttaaaaaaattgctcAACATATTAAAAGTAGTACTGTAAAAGACAGATCAGGATTCCAAgtcaaaataagcaagaaaaaggtTAGAGAACACCTATACATTCTAGATCAGGGTTAGGAAACTCCTAGACCATGGGCCGGATTTGTTATGTGCTGGCCATACCCACATCCAGTTTAGCCAAAGGTGTGCCAATATATTATGTGATACCACTGTGATCCATCTTCTAGATGATTCAAATCACCAGGTGCAGATGGCTTACATATGAGAATTCTGAAAGAATTAGCAGACATGATCTCAACATAActgaacaatattttttaaagatcctggagcaccagggacATAACTgaggactggaaaagaactgacatagtttctatttttttaaaaaagtgaaaaatGGATCCACCTATCAGCCTCATATAATactgggaagattctgaaaaagataatcaagcaatgtaTGAACATCAAGAAGTAAATAAGTAATAACCAGAAACCTatatgggtttgtcagaaacagatCATACCAGACAAATTTAGAAGACTAAATCAGTGGACCAACAAAATATTATGCACATAATTTACTCGGCCTTCAGCAAGCTATTTGATAAAGTAAACCATAACCACTAGTTGGTAAGACATTAAAAAAATGAGAAACCGATAACTGTAGATGGATTAGTAACTGGTTGACCAATAATATTTAATGTCTGGCCCTTAATGGAACTGCCTCTATATGGAGGTATCccttcatggcttgggaccagatcATCTGAGGCAGTGATGTCGAacatatggcacaggtgccacaggtggcacatggagccatatctgctggcacatgagccattgccctagctcagctccaacatgcacatgtgtgctagtcagctaatttttggctcacacagaggctccggggggttgtttttggcttccagggaaccTCCAGGGAAcgggggagggtattttttatactcccccagctccaggaaagtttttggagcctgaggagggtgaaacacgaccctactgggcccaccagaagttgggaaacaagcagtttctggcctccaaagggcttccgaggggtgagggaagctgttttcatcctccccaggcattgaattatggacgtGGGCACTCGCGCTCTCACAATAGCGTATGtgcacattcttttggcacccaagaaaaaaaaggttcgccatcactgaactgagGTATCATCTCTTGCTGATCATATTTACCCGATCCACTAGAATAGTGATGCAAGGAATTTTATGGAACCTCTGGTGGGACCCAAAAAAGAGCCTTCTCCATGGTAGCTTCCTCTCTCTGAAAATCATCCTTCCAGAGTTTAGACTGGCCCTGACTCTAAACTCTTTTGGTGTGCCTTGAAGATGTGGTTTTGCCTGTGGTGTTGGGGAATCCATAGTGGGATGAagcccattaaatggctggtATGAATGTGTGTTCTCACTAGGAAGGAGTAAGagagttattattttattatttttcttttttcttttttattatttttctttttatttcttttatgcaGTCTTTTTATGTCTCTGTAAACTCGCTAGAGTTACCATGTGTGAGTAGGcagcaatttaaattttctaaataataaaaataaattaattaattaggaataatatgatagcagtgttccaatatttgttgCTACAAGAAggcatcaacctattctccaaagcacatgaaggaatgacaagaagcaatagatgaaaATTAATTAAGGAGACAAGCAACCCAAATTAAGGAGAAAACTATGGCAAAGATATAAGTACCTCATAAGTCAATTTCTGTACTGCCATCCTAAATatttatatctctatctctatccttAGAGATAGAGTAATCCTTCCTGTGGCCTGCTTTTTGCTTGAGTGTTATTGCTGACAAATATCAGGTTCTAAAAGTTAGAAGAGAATTTTGCATATTATCAGCTGTTGGTCAAGTCTCCTGCAAAATTATATTATCagaactggtttttttttctctctctctttccaagtCTCTCTCCAAACTTTCATTTCCATGAGGCCAATTATCTTCTAGAAGCATTTCTCTCACCCTCTTGAGATTATTCTGGTTGTTTTGCATTTAGTATAGTCTCATACCACTGAGAACAAAAGAAGGATGCTTCAGAGGTGAACAAAATATAGTGTACCAAAAGAAACAACCAATAAAATGTCACATCTTTGAATACTAATTTTAAATATAAACTGGGACATTGGTACATAATTTGAGAACCAGAACCTTAGGTAATTTActcatatttaattttaaaacaacaaTATTTACAATGAAATTAATGATTTTTGTGTCTGTTAATTGTTATTATGTCACtagcatatattttatatatttttcttgttaATTGTTAAGATGTTACTAACATATATTGCAATAAGAATACATTTTCCTTTAAATCCAACACATATGgaatttgtaaataatttttggGGACAATATTTCAAAACAAAGAAATCAATTTAGTCCTGTCTATAATTTCAGTTATTCTTATATATGAATGTTTTACATTTTTGTGTGGAACCCATGTAAATTTTGCTACAATTCATAAAAGGGAGGAAATGCGTGCAAAAATTGTTTCATAGAATTAAACAAGTTCTGACTTTATACAAACTTGAGAAATATTTCAGTATGCTTATATGTTTCATATACTTCCAAATAATGAATGCTTGATGTTTTATTAATAGATGCAGCCTGAAAAATCTATAGAATGGCAGAACACATCAAGGATAAAAGAATTTATCCTTCTTGGATTTGGGAATACTAAAAAGTTTAATCCTCTCCtctttatattatttctaataatTTATATTGTAACGTTATCTGGAAACTTTCTCATAATTACATTGGTTATGATAGAAAAGCATCTCCACAGCCCTATGTACTTCTTCCTTTCTAATCTCTCCTACTTGGAGATCTGCTACACCTCAGTTATAATACCTAAAATGCTGGctatttttatttctggaaaGAAAACAATTTCTCTTTGGGGTTGCATTTTACAAATGCATTTCTTTTGTACTTTGGGAGCTACAGAATGTTATCTCTTGGCAGCAATGTCATATGACCGTTATCTAGCTATATGTAGACCCTTGCATTATGTCCTTATCATGAGCAACAAAACATGTATCATGCTAGTTACTGTATCTTGGATAAATGGTTCATTTCTTATCACAATTTTAACATCCTTGTTGACCCAACTCACATTTTGTACTCAATACAAAATTGACCACTTCTTTTGTGATTTCACACCTCTGGTAAGACTTTCTTGCAGTGATACTTGGATGATTGAACGTGTTGCTTTGATAACATCATCTGTAGGACTTTTATCTACATTTTTCATAACTGTTTCATCCTATGCACTTATTATTagagcaattttaaaaattccatctctggatggaaggaaaaaggttttttcaactTGTTCCTCCCATCTTACTGTAGTTTCCATTTTTTATGGATCTTTAATGTTTGTTTACATTTTGCCAACCACTGGAAAATTTGAAGATATGAAAAAGGGCTTTTCTTTTGTATATACAATTCTTACCCCCATTGTCAATCCCTTCATTTACAGTTTACGAAATAAAGACATAAAAGAAATCCTTAGAAAAGAATTTTTCAAATATGGGAAATTTTCCAACACTCATTAACATCAAAAAATACAGTTTGAAAATGTTTCCTTTCAatctgtacttgacaaaacatgtacttgacaaaataaataaataaataaaataaataaaatcgctTTATTTCAACTCATTTCTAGAAACAGTTTTCCCTTAGTCATTAat
This genomic interval carries:
- the LOC139153952 gene encoding olfactory receptor 2AP1-like: MQPEKSIEWQNTSRIKEFILLGFGNTKKFNPLLFILFLIIYIVTLSGNFLIITLVMIEKHLHSPMYFFLSNLSYLEICYTSVIIPKMLAIFISGKKTISLWGCILQMHFFCTLGATECYLLAAMSYDRYLAICRPLHYVLIMSNKTCIMLVTVSWINGSFLITILTSLLTQLTFCTQYKIDHFFCDFTPLVRLSCSDTWMIERVALITSSVGLLSTFFITVSSYALIIRAILKIPSLDGRKKVFSTCSSHLTVVSIFYGSLMFVYILPTTGKFEDMKKGFSFVYTILTPIVNPFIYSLRNKDIKEILRKEFFKYGKFSNTH